The following proteins are encoded in a genomic region of Ostrea edulis chromosome 7, xbOstEdul1.1, whole genome shotgun sequence:
- the LOC125654410 gene encoding uncharacterized protein LOC125654410 isoform X2, whose product MDRSVFIVLISLALLIQAVDGSVMCPYLTVWEAHSQMFCEDPTHYHCLENQKGDLTEACLEPVFIDSGHYPVLSIDSTFITPVKCPSTHYQPGGQMSNRYKHVTCMYPKSLCDDDGEEKCDDGSDITDRMCRCDYTKGYRSQAYLFSNPKNQSCYKSKSEEEGCAMLGCPEGKELNPAYFCVKECAPGSHRRKHEFHCVRNDTVVISTVKSITETSMDVEVVTNKPVIMDDMPGNVLYHYWRKRRGSSDSKDGGKSEQGIEIKQHPPTHVTINAGTYIEKIVVEDAHNVVTGDKSTVVIGNQSSND is encoded by the exons ATGGATAGATCTGTCTTCATAGTTTTGATCTCACTGGCACTCCTAATACAG GCGGTAGATGGGTCAGTGATGTGCCCCTATCTGACAGTCTGGGAGGCCCACTCTCAGATGTTCTGTGAGGACCCCACTCACTATCACTGCTTAGAAAACCAGAAAGGAGACTTAACAGAAGCTTGTTTAGAACCAGTCTTCATTGACAGTG GGCATTATCCAGTGTTATCCATTGACTCGACTTTTATCACACCTGTGAAATGTCCATCGACTCATTATCAGCCCGGTGGACAAATGTCCAACAGATACAAACATGTTACCTGTATGTATCCAAAATCCTTGTGTGATGATGACGGAGAAGAGAAATGTGATGACGGGAGTGACATTACTGACAGAATGTGCCGTTGTGATTACACTAAAGGTTACAGATCTCAAGcatatttattttctaatcCCAAAAATCAATCCTGTTACAAATCAAAGTCCGAGGAGGAAGGATGTGCCATGCTTGGTTGTCCTGAAGGGAAGGAGTTGAATCCCg CGTATTTCTGTGTGAAGGAATGTGCACCCGGATCCCACAGAAGAAAGCATGAGTTCCACTGTGTGCGAAATGACACTGTAGT AATCTCAACAGTGAAGTCCATAACAGAGACCAGCATGGATGTAGAAGTAGTCACAAACAAACCAGTTATCATGGACGATATGCCTGGAAATG TGCTATACCACTATTGGAGAAAAA GAAGGGGAAGCTCTGATTCCAAAGACGGCGGTAAATCAGAACAGGGTATtgaaa TTAAGCAACATCCACCGACTCATGTGACGATTAATGCAG GTACCTATATCGAGAAAATTGTTGTTGAAGACGCCCATAATGTGGTGACTGGAGACAAAAGTACCGTTGTAATAGGAAATCAGTCTTCTAATGATTAA
- the LOC125654410 gene encoding uncharacterized protein LOC125654410 isoform X1 codes for MDRSVFIVLISLALLIQAVDGSVMCPYLTVWEAHSQMFCEDPTHYHCLENQKGDLTEACLEPVFIDSGHYPVLSIDSTFITPVKCPSTHYQPGGQMSNRYKHVTCMYPKSLCDDDGEEKCDDGSDITDRMCRCDYTKGYRSQAYLFSNPKNQSCYKSKSEEEGCAMLGCPEGKELNPAYFCVKECAPGSHRRKHEFHCVRNDTVVISTVKSITETSMDVEVVTNKPVIMDDMPGNEDKAGVSILAPAIGSSVLAVFITVPLSLVLYHYWRKRRGSSDSKDGGKSEQGIEIKQHPPTHVTINAGTYIEKIVVEDAHNVVTGDKSTVVIGNQSSND; via the exons ATGGATAGATCTGTCTTCATAGTTTTGATCTCACTGGCACTCCTAATACAG GCGGTAGATGGGTCAGTGATGTGCCCCTATCTGACAGTCTGGGAGGCCCACTCTCAGATGTTCTGTGAGGACCCCACTCACTATCACTGCTTAGAAAACCAGAAAGGAGACTTAACAGAAGCTTGTTTAGAACCAGTCTTCATTGACAGTG GGCATTATCCAGTGTTATCCATTGACTCGACTTTTATCACACCTGTGAAATGTCCATCGACTCATTATCAGCCCGGTGGACAAATGTCCAACAGATACAAACATGTTACCTGTATGTATCCAAAATCCTTGTGTGATGATGACGGAGAAGAGAAATGTGATGACGGGAGTGACATTACTGACAGAATGTGCCGTTGTGATTACACTAAAGGTTACAGATCTCAAGcatatttattttctaatcCCAAAAATCAATCCTGTTACAAATCAAAGTCCGAGGAGGAAGGATGTGCCATGCTTGGTTGTCCTGAAGGGAAGGAGTTGAATCCCg CGTATTTCTGTGTGAAGGAATGTGCACCCGGATCCCACAGAAGAAAGCATGAGTTCCACTGTGTGCGAAATGACACTGTAGT AATCTCAACAGTGAAGTCCATAACAGAGACCAGCATGGATGTAGAAGTAGTCACAAACAAACCAGTTATCATGGACGATATGCCTGGAAATG AAGATAAAGCCGGAGTTTCAATACTTGCTCCAGCCATAGGATCGTCCGTCCTAGCGGTATTTATTACTGTACCCCTGTCTCTAG TGCTATACCACTATTGGAGAAAAA GAAGGGGAAGCTCTGATTCCAAAGACGGCGGTAAATCAGAACAGGGTATtgaaa TTAAGCAACATCCACCGACTCATGTGACGATTAATGCAG GTACCTATATCGAGAAAATTGTTGTTGAAGACGCCCATAATGTGGTGACTGGAGACAAAAGTACCGTTGTAATAGGAAATCAGTCTTCTAATGATTAA
- the LOC125654410 gene encoding uncharacterized protein LOC125654410 isoform X3, producing MDRSVFIVLISLALLIQAVDGSVMCPYLTVWEAHSQMFCEDPTHYHCLENQKGDLTEACLEPVFIDSGHYPVLSIDSTFITPVKCPSTHYQPGGQMSNRYKHVTCMYPKSLCDDDGEEKCDDGSDITDRMCRCDYTKGYRSQAYLFSNPKNQSCYKSKSEEEGCAMLGCPEGKELNPAYFCVKECAPGSHRRKHEFHCVRNDTVVISTVKSITETSMDVEVVTNKPVIMDDMPGNAMYLRTVYSTGAASTVFLPPCVYKSSKLIEGGDFPYMVG from the exons ATGGATAGATCTGTCTTCATAGTTTTGATCTCACTGGCACTCCTAATACAG GCGGTAGATGGGTCAGTGATGTGCCCCTATCTGACAGTCTGGGAGGCCCACTCTCAGATGTTCTGTGAGGACCCCACTCACTATCACTGCTTAGAAAACCAGAAAGGAGACTTAACAGAAGCTTGTTTAGAACCAGTCTTCATTGACAGTG GGCATTATCCAGTGTTATCCATTGACTCGACTTTTATCACACCTGTGAAATGTCCATCGACTCATTATCAGCCCGGTGGACAAATGTCCAACAGATACAAACATGTTACCTGTATGTATCCAAAATCCTTGTGTGATGATGACGGAGAAGAGAAATGTGATGACGGGAGTGACATTACTGACAGAATGTGCCGTTGTGATTACACTAAAGGTTACAGATCTCAAGcatatttattttctaatcCCAAAAATCAATCCTGTTACAAATCAAAGTCCGAGGAGGAAGGATGTGCCATGCTTGGTTGTCCTGAAGGGAAGGAGTTGAATCCCg CGTATTTCTGTGTGAAGGAATGTGCACCCGGATCCCACAGAAGAAAGCATGAGTTCCACTGTGTGCGAAATGACACTGTAGT AATCTCAACAGTGAAGTCCATAACAGAGACCAGCATGGATGTAGAAGTAGTCACAAACAAACCAGTTATCATGGACGATATGCCTGGAAATG CCATGTACCTCCGCACCGTGTACTCGACAGGAGCTGCATCTACAGTTTTCCTCCCTCCATGTGTCTATAAAAGTTCTAAATTGATTGAAGGAGGAGATTTCCCTTATATGGTTGGGTAA